The genomic stretch GAGCGGCCCGACGCGGCGATTCGTACCCAAACTGCGGAAGCCACGAACAGCGGCGTGACCGCCACGCCGTCGCTGCGGCTGCACGATCGCGAAACCGGCAAGGCGATCCTGCTGCAGGGCCCGATCGAGGGCGATGCCTTGCTGTCGGCCATGGACATGCTCGCGGCCGGCGATCCCGCCGCCACACCCACATCGGAAATGCCTGCCGACGTCGTCGGCGACATGCCCAGGTAGCCCCGGTCTTCAAGGCTACGGCGCAGTCCGCTGCGCTGACCACAACCCCGTTCGCCTCGCATCCTGGCCGCGAACGATCACCGCTGCCGCGGTGATGGATGCACCTTGTTCGTTCCCCAGGAGGGCTTGCCCTCCCAGGGCGAGTGCCCTCCGATCTCACCGTCTGGAGGTTCGCCATGTCTTTCGCCGTCAATGACTCCTGCCTGGAGTCGCTTTCCGCCATCGCTGCCCAACACGAGGACTGGATCATCCAGCAAGCCATCGTGCTGCTGGAGAGACGGGTCTTCAAAGCTGGACCGTGCCTCAGCCAACCGGCCGCTGTACGGGACTACCTGCGTCTGAAACTGGTCGCTGAGCCCAATGAGATATTCGCCGCTGTGTTCCTGGACAGCCTGCACCAGGTGCTGGCCTACGAGCCGCTGTTCAGGGGCACGATCAACGCGACTTCGGTCTATCCGCGTGTCGTCGTGCAGCGTGTGCTGGAGTTGAATGCCGCCGCGGTGGTCTTCGCCCACCAGCATCCTTCGGGCGTCTCCGAGCCGTCCAGCGCGGATCGCATGCTGACCCAGCAACTGCAAGCCGCGCTGGCGCTCATCGATGTGCGGGTACTGGACCACATCATCGTCGGCCAGGGTGCCCCGTTCTCCTTTGCGGAATCCGGCCTGCTGTAGCAATGGCACCGGCTCCTTGATCCACGCGGAGGCTTCGGCCTCCGCTTTTCATTGGCGCAAGACAAGCAGGTATGCGGGCAGTCCGCGATGCGCATTGTTTGTTGGGGCCGCATGGCGTTCGGCGTTTGACTATGGCCCTTGACAACTCTTGGGGGCGCTCGACATGCCAGCATCTTCATCCAGGTTCGCATCGGGCTGGCGAACCCTTGGCCTGGCCGTTGCGCTGCCGGCTTCCCTGGCCGTGTTCAGCCCGGCCAGCTTCGCCGCCGATGTGGTGATCATCACCGACAGCCGTCACCCGGTCAGGACCATGGGTGGCGAGCAGCTGATCGAGCTGGATGAAGCGCCCCGGATCGAAGCGGAGCTTTCTGCGGCGCTGCCCGCCGATCCCGGACAGGCAACAGCCATCGTGAAGCGCCGGCTGAGCCAGGGGGGCGCTGACCTCCAGCGTCGCATCGCCACCGAATACCAGGGCGTTGCCGACGCATGGAGCCTGGGCATCACCACCATTCCGGCTGTCGTGGTGGATCAGCGCTACGTGGTCTATGGCGAGCCTGACGTGGCCCGCGCCATCGCGCGCATCGAACAGCACCGGAGGGCCGAACCGTGATCCGCTCATTCGACCTTCTGCGCCGCATGCGGGCTGCCGTCACCTCCGTGCTGCTGCTCAGCGCCACGGGCAGCTACGCCCTGAACACGGCGACCATCGTGGGTTCAGTGGCTTCGCCCGATTGCCTGGAGTACCGGGTGGTGGGTATCTGCTACTGGCTCTACTGCACCTGGACCGGCTGCACGGTGCGCACGTCCGTCAAGGTCAGGCACTACATCCCCGATGCGGTGGTTTCGTCCTACTCGAACACCGGCGAGAACCCCTGGGTCGAAGTGCGCGCCATGAGCACGCCCAACCCTTCGGCCCAGGCCGGCGGGGACGGCACCACCAATGAAGATCACGAAAACAATCTCGCGAAGTTCAAGAACGCGGACGTCATCGGCCACCCCGGCGTCGAGGTGTTCAACCAGTTCGTCTCGTCCTCGGGCTATTTCTGCGAGGGCGCAGGCACGGCCTTCATGCCGTACCTGCTCAGTACGCTGGACACGCCGGCCTGGCGCTACAACGTACCGGAGATGGTGTACCCGGAGGCATTGATCCCGGGCATGCGCGAGGTCGGCGCGCGCTCGACCCTGAACCTCTGGGGCAACGTCTATCCGCGCGGCGGCTTCCTGCACCAGACGGACGACCACAAGGCCGGTGCCGTGGTGGCCCAACGGGCCGGCGATGTGGTCACGCGCCGCGGGCAGATCCACGTCTATCAGCCGCTGCTCGCCAACTCCCGCGATGGCTACTGGCCGGCCGGCGCGCTGATGGAGGGCGATGCCTCGACCGGCAAGTGGCAGGAACTCACGCCCGTCCTGTCCTCGTCCTGCACGGTCTTCCCGCGCAACGGCTTCCTGACACAGGCCCAACAAGGCGACTACGCCTGGGCGTTGTGGCGGCCCTATGCGTGCTGCGAACGCCGGGGCCAGGTGTTCCTCGGCAGCGTCGATTTCTATTGAGGGTACGGCGATGAAGCGTCCTGAACTGATGAACCCATCCGCCAAGGTTCGCCGCCCGCTGCGCCCCACGGCGCTAGCCGGCGCGCTCGCCCTGGTCTGTGGCCTCGCGTGGGCGCAGGCCGGCTTCCAGACCAGCGGCCCCGTCATCGGCGATGAGGTCATGTACTCGATCGGCGGTGGCAGTGCGGTGTCCATGGGCCGCGCCGCTGGCATGCGTTCGATCGGGGTCGGCCTGGGTTGGAACAGCAACCTCATCTGCGGCGACATGAGCATCCAGACCACGCTGCGCAATCAGCTCAATGGGATCACGAATGGGTTCCAGCAGATCATGAGCAACGTGATCCAGAGCGCGACCAGTGCCGTGGCATCGCTGCCGGCGCTGATCATCCAGCGTGCCGATCCGGGGCTGTACAACCTGCTGACCAATGGTGTGCTGCAGGCGAGGCTGGATTTCGACCGCTCCAAGCTGACGTGTCGCGCGATGGCCGAGAAGATGGCCGAGACGGCGGGCGGCCAGCTCGGATGGAGCCAGATGGCGGAAGGCATGGCGCTGCGCGATGCGGTGTCGAGCACGGATGCCGTATCGGCGATCGAGCAGGCCGAGACGCGCCGCGGCAACGACGGCGTGCCCTGGGTGGGCGGCAGCAATGCCGGCGGCGCGGGCCAGTCGGCCATCCGGGTGGTCGGTGACGTGACGCGGGCGGGCTACAACCTGGTCAACGGGCGCAGCGTGACTGACACGTCCTCCATCGCGCCCGCCAGTTGCGCGAGCCTGTCCTGCCAGACCTGGACGTCGCCGCAGCAGGCGACCGAATGGGCGACGCGGGTTCTCGGGGAACAGGTACAGCGCACGTGTGATTCCTGCACCAAGACCGAGACCGTGCCTGGCGTCGGGCTGACGCCGCTGATCCAGGAGGAGTACGAGACCAAGCTGGAGGCCTTGCAGGAACTGGTCTCTGGGACGCGCAACACGACGTTCGAGAACCTGCATGCAGCCGGCAGCACCTCGCTGCCCATTACACGCGGCGTCATCGAGGCGCTGCGCGACGAGCCAGACCAAGACCTGCTGGCGCGACGTCTCGCGTCCGAGGTCGCGTTGTCGTCCGTGCTGGAGAAGGCATTGCTGCTCCAGCGGACCCTGCTGACCGGCAAGAAGGAACCCAACGTGGCGGCCAACCAGTTGGCGGTCGAGGCCGTGAACCACGAGAGCGACACGCTCGATCAGGAGATCCGCAACCTCAAGACCGAACTTGAACTGCGGCGCGAACTGGCGAACAACTCGCCCATGGCCATCATCCAGCGCCACGGGACGCGCGCGGCCGGCTCGCGCGGCATCTACGAAGGCGACCCGGTGCCCGACCGCCTCGATCGGTTGCAGCGGGGCAACCCGGGAGGCACGCCATGAACGCGGCCTGGCTGCGCCCGCGCTGGCTTTTCAGCCGGCGCGCGGCAAAGGCGCTGCTCCTGGCGGTGGTCATCATCGCCGCGGCCGTGGGCGCCAATCTCGTCGGCATCTACCTCGTCGGCAGCGTTGCCGGCTGGGAGCGGTGGCTGGCTGCCAGCGCGGGCTACTTCCTGGTGTGGCGGCTGTGCCTGTACGGCGCGACGGTCTATGGCTGGGTCTGGATGCGCCGCCGGCTGCTGGCCCGCGAGGAAGACGCGCAAGCGCGGCGACGCCTGGTGCGCAGCGAGATCGCCGGCGTCGTCGCCATCGTGGCGCTGGAAGCCAGCCTGCTGATGCAGAGCTGAAGAGGGAGCCGCGCCATGACGCTTTTTACGACCGACTACCTGGAGTACTACCTGACGCTGGTGTCCTGGATCGTCAACAACGGCATCTGGGCGGTGCTGGTGTCGAGCGGAGTATTCGCGCTGCCGTTCGTCGCCATCATCGTGCAGGAGTGGTTGAAGGCCCGTGCGGAAGGTGCCGACGAAGGCAACAAGGGCGTGCTCTCGGCTGCGCGCATCGAGAACCGGGTCTTCGTCGCCATCGTGGTGGTGATGTTCGCTGGCATCCCGTTCATCGACGTGGACCTCAACACCATCCAGTACGACAGCTCGCGCTCGGCCCAGTGCCAGGTCAGCGTGCCGCAGCCCACGGATACCGGCTGGTCGCAGTCCTTCAGCACCATCAACAACCAGTCGGCGAAGGTGCCGGTCTGGTGGGCTTTCATGCACGCGCTCTCGCGCGCCGTCACGAGCGCCTCGGTGGCGGCGATCCCATGCGGCACGGACCTGCGGCAGATGCGCATGGAGATCGACGCGACCCGCATTGACGACCCGGTACTGGCTCAGGAAGTAGCGGATTTCTCGCGGGATTGCTATGGGCCTGCGCGGGCCAAATTGTTCATGCAGCGCCCTCAGCTTGATGAGCAGCAGATGCACGACGTGACCTGGATAGGGTCGAGGTTTTTCACGGACACGGGCGGCTACTACGACACCTACCGCTCAAGCACGCCGCGCGACGACTGGCCCTACGACAGCACCCGCGATGCGGGGCTTGCACAGGTGGGCAGCGGTGGCGGCTACCCGACCTGCAGGCAGTGGTGGGCCGATGGCGGCAATGGCCTGCGGGCACGCCTGCTGGGACAGGTGGACCCGAACCTGTTGAATCGCCTGGCAGGCTGGGCCGGGTTCCTGAGCAGGGCCGAGGTGGACGACTCGGTGATCCGCGCCATCGCGTCACCGCGGCAACAGAAATTGAACCAGGGTAGCGTCTATACGGACTATGGCGGCCAGATCGACAAGACCTTGCCGAACATCGTGACGCGGGCCACGGGAGACGTTGGGATGGCCGTCGGCGCGATTGCCGCGTTTCCCGCCATGGACGTCGTGAGACAGTCTCTGCCCATGGTCCTCGCCTTGCTCAAGATGGCGCTGGTCATCTGCATCCCGCTTGTGCTGGTCGTAGGCACCTACGATCTGAAGACGGTCGTTACCGTCAGCGTCGTGCAGTTCGCGCTCTTCTTCACGGACTTCTGGTTTCAGCTTGCGCGCTGGATCGATTCGACGATCCTGGATGCGCTCTATGGCTGGGGGTTCGGCTGGAATCGGCCGCACACCAACTTCGACCCGCTGGTGGGGCTGAACAACGCCTTCGGAGACATGCTCCTGATGTTTGTCACGGGCACGATGTTCATCGTACTGCCTACGTTCTGGATCATGGCCTTGGCTTGGGCGGGCGTTCGTGCCGGCAACGTGTTGCAAGGCCTCGCAGGAGCCACCGGAGATGCCAAGGCTGCTGGCGGAAGGGGAGGAAGCATTGCGATCAATGCAGTGTCGAAGAAGTGATCGCTGCTAGTCGTCCTCGACATGAGGATCAATGCGGAAACCGTCGTAGGTGTATAGGCCGAATCCTGCTGGTCCGTTTCGCCACTCTGGCTCGGGCAACTCCTCGCCCAAGTCGGTGTTGCGGGCCATCCAGGCAACCACCATGACGCACACCATCACCAGGGCCAGCCAGAAGGTGGTGTACAGCAGCACCCCGAGCGCAGCCAGCTTAACCATCCACACGAGCGCGGTGGCTCCAGCCGTCGGCATGCCCTTGGAAACCAACCAGTTCGACGCCCGCCGTTCACAGCGCGCGTAGGCACGCCATCCGCGGCCAAAGGCGCGGCCGAGGCGTTCTGCGGTGCTGGTGCGAGTCGTGGTGTTCATGGTCGTCTCCTACTGCTGAGGGATGCCTATTTCAGTTTGGTCCATTTCATTCTGTTTAGGGCTTCAATGTGTTCTCTTGCTGCTTCAGGACGCTTCGTCATCCGGTTCCAACGGGCCAGGGTCGGGCTCCACGCCGATGCGGTATGTAGCAACGAAACGCGGCCAGTCCACATGGTCAACGAGATCGATGTCCTCGATGACACTGACCTTCGCGCTGGCACGCTCGAACAGCGCGATGCTCTTGGCGGGATAGTTGTTGCGCGACGGATAGAGCACCCCGTCGAACAGCACCTGGCCGTCATCTCCAAGCATCGCATGCACCTGGGCCGACACCTGCTGCGTGTGC from Parazoarcus communis encodes the following:
- a CDS encoding JAB domain-containing protein; the protein is MSFAVNDSCLESLSAIAAQHEDWIIQQAIVLLERRVFKAGPCLSQPAAVRDYLRLKLVAEPNEIFAAVFLDSLHQVLAYEPLFRGTINATSVYPRVVVQRVLELNAAAVVFAHQHPSGVSEPSSADRMLTQQLQAALALIDVRVLDHIIVGQGAPFSFAESGLL
- a CDS encoding TIGR03757 family integrating conjugative element protein; its protein translation is MPASSSRFASGWRTLGLAVALPASLAVFSPASFAADVVIITDSRHPVRTMGGEQLIELDEAPRIEAELSAALPADPGQATAIVKRRLSQGGADLQRRIATEYQGVADAWSLGITTIPAVVVDQRYVVYGEPDVARAIARIEQHRRAEP
- a CDS encoding TIGR03756 family integrating conjugative element protein, with the protein product MIRSFDLLRRMRAAVTSVLLLSATGSYALNTATIVGSVASPDCLEYRVVGICYWLYCTWTGCTVRTSVKVRHYIPDAVVSSYSNTGENPWVEVRAMSTPNPSAQAGGDGTTNEDHENNLAKFKNADVIGHPGVEVFNQFVSSSGYFCEGAGTAFMPYLLSTLDTPAWRYNVPEMVYPEALIPGMREVGARSTLNLWGNVYPRGGFLHQTDDHKAGAVVAQRAGDVVTRRGQIHVYQPLLANSRDGYWPAGALMEGDASTGKWQELTPVLSSSCTVFPRNGFLTQAQQGDYAWALWRPYACCERRGQVFLGSVDFY
- a CDS encoding integrating conjugative element protein, whose amino-acid sequence is MKRPELMNPSAKVRRPLRPTALAGALALVCGLAWAQAGFQTSGPVIGDEVMYSIGGGSAVSMGRAAGMRSIGVGLGWNSNLICGDMSIQTTLRNQLNGITNGFQQIMSNVIQSATSAVASLPALIIQRADPGLYNLLTNGVLQARLDFDRSKLTCRAMAEKMAETAGGQLGWSQMAEGMALRDAVSSTDAVSAIEQAETRRGNDGVPWVGGSNAGGAGQSAIRVVGDVTRAGYNLVNGRSVTDTSSIAPASCASLSCQTWTSPQQATEWATRVLGEQVQRTCDSCTKTETVPGVGLTPLIQEEYETKLEALQELVSGTRNTTFENLHAAGSTSLPITRGVIEALRDEPDQDLLARRLASEVALSSVLEKALLLQRTLLTGKKEPNVAANQLAVEAVNHESDTLDQEIRNLKTELELRRELANNSPMAIIQRHGTRAAGSRGIYEGDPVPDRLDRLQRGNPGGTP
- a CDS encoding conjugal transfer protein TraG N-terminal domain-containing protein; amino-acid sequence: MTLFTTDYLEYYLTLVSWIVNNGIWAVLVSSGVFALPFVAIIVQEWLKARAEGADEGNKGVLSAARIENRVFVAIVVVMFAGIPFIDVDLNTIQYDSSRSAQCQVSVPQPTDTGWSQSFSTINNQSAKVPVWWAFMHALSRAVTSASVAAIPCGTDLRQMRMEIDATRIDDPVLAQEVADFSRDCYGPARAKLFMQRPQLDEQQMHDVTWIGSRFFTDTGGYYDTYRSSTPRDDWPYDSTRDAGLAQVGSGGGYPTCRQWWADGGNGLRARLLGQVDPNLLNRLAGWAGFLSRAEVDDSVIRAIASPRQQKLNQGSVYTDYGGQIDKTLPNIVTRATGDVGMAVGAIAAFPAMDVVRQSLPMVLALLKMALVICIPLVLVVGTYDLKTVVTVSVVQFALFFTDFWFQLARWIDSTILDALYGWGFGWNRPHTNFDPLVGLNNAFGDMLLMFVTGTMFIVLPTFWIMALAWAGVRAGNVLQGLAGATGDAKAAGGRGGSIAINAVSKK
- a CDS encoding DUF3742 family protein, yielding MNTTTRTSTAERLGRAFGRGWRAYARCERRASNWLVSKGMPTAGATALVWMVKLAALGVLLYTTFWLALVMVCVMVVAWMARNTDLGEELPEPEWRNGPAGFGLYTYDGFRIDPHVEDD